The Fibrobacter sp. genome has a window encoding:
- a CDS encoding transglutaminase family protein has protein sequence MFARLHSLFSRYFWPIFLLLLSASLALLLWTVRPEDVTYAEMACTFEERDPWCVDSVPAWREGLAFYDSSLSVTHDTLGSLKSLLWEFWNIEFAGAGEGAVAHDAVLPLRVLETRRSGCLGLAWLAMMAAEARQIPLQAILLPGHVFLRYAPAGKPPVNLEPNRRGYSYTDDEYREKYRDGNWSGLEFKPLGARELAGLAAFDIGNLYLDSDVSRALRWYRLADDLFPAYPGIGVNREIAKSRLPDHL, from the coding sequence ATGTTCGCCCGACTCCATTCCCTGTTCTCGCGGTATTTTTGGCCGATTTTCCTGTTGCTGCTTTCGGCTTCGCTCGCGCTGCTCCTGTGGACGGTGCGACCCGAAGACGTGACGTATGCGGAAATGGCGTGTACCTTCGAGGAACGGGACCCGTGGTGTGTCGATTCGGTACCCGCGTGGCGCGAGGGACTCGCTTTTTATGACAGCAGTTTGTCTGTAACGCACGATACCCTCGGCTCGCTGAAGTCGCTCCTGTGGGAATTCTGGAATATCGAATTTGCCGGGGCGGGAGAGGGCGCCGTGGCACACGACGCGGTACTCCCGCTGCGCGTTCTCGAAACGCGCCGCTCCGGCTGCCTCGGGCTTGCCTGGCTTGCGATGATGGCAGCCGAAGCCCGGCAAATTCCGCTGCAGGCGATACTCTTGCCCGGACATGTATTTTTGCGGTACGCTCCCGCTGGCAAGCCTCCCGTAAACCTGGAGCCCAACAGGCGTGGCTATTCCTATACCGATGACGAATACCGCGAAAAATACCGCGACGGCAATTGGAGCGGTCTCGAATTCAAGCCGCTCGGCGCTCGTGAACTTGCCGGCCTTGCCGCTTTCGATATCGGGAATCTCTACCTGGATTCCGATGTGAGCCGCGCCCTTCGCTGGTACAGGCTCGCTGATGACCTTTTTCCGGCTTATCCGGGAATCGGCGTGAATCGTGAAATTGCGAAAAGTCGGCTTCCCGACCATTTGTGA
- a CDS encoding U32 family peptidase, protein MKKPELLAPAGDLTRMKYAYAYGADAVYAGQPAFSLRSRENGFKNLDDLAEGIAYARSLGKKFYLTSNVIPRNVKVEAFQKALLQAIELKPDALIVADPGFVGWLRKERPDVEIHLSVQANTTNYLAAKFWYDLGVRRIILSRELRLSEILEIKEKLPGLELEVFVHGAVCMAMSGRCMLSNWVTHRDANQGACDNSCRMPYRLYANSGPQADDYREHEGEFTLQRTDRPELPPVALDEDTWGTYFMSSRDLCALDVVPSLVQGGLDSFKIEGRTRSVYYLSQVVRAYRMTIDATVHALESGAECSPELVPQESRRAIEFVDGRGFMPGFLKGPLPQNYESTHVAAQGGCVAAQILGYDSASNSFRVNVKNPFTMDDSLELMTPSGMVPCEVSGLLDFRGAAADKLNPGTEGRVIVQGDVFKNTENMEFGFFVKNITAKNAANT, encoded by the coding sequence ATGAAGAAGCCAGAACTTTTAGCGCCGGCGGGTGACTTGACCCGCATGAAGTATGCGTACGCCTACGGTGCGGACGCTGTATATGCGGGGCAGCCCGCGTTCAGCCTGCGTTCGCGCGAAAACGGGTTCAAGAACCTGGACGACCTTGCCGAAGGTATCGCATACGCGCGCTCCCTCGGGAAGAAGTTTTATCTCACGAGCAACGTGATTCCCCGCAACGTGAAGGTGGAGGCCTTCCAGAAGGCTCTGCTGCAGGCGATTGAACTCAAGCCCGATGCACTGATTGTCGCAGACCCGGGTTTTGTGGGCTGGCTTAGGAAGGAACGCCCCGATGTGGAAATACACCTTTCCGTACAAGCTAATACCACGAATTACCTTGCCGCAAAATTCTGGTACGATTTGGGAGTGCGTCGCATCATATTGAGCCGCGAACTTCGTTTGTCGGAAATTTTAGAGATAAAGGAAAAACTGCCCGGACTGGAACTGGAGGTGTTCGTTCACGGTGCCGTTTGTATGGCTATGTCTGGACGTTGTATGTTGAGCAACTGGGTCACGCACCGCGATGCCAACCAGGGCGCGTGCGATAACAGCTGCCGCATGCCTTACAGGCTCTATGCGAATTCCGGTCCGCAGGCCGATGACTACCGCGAACACGAAGGTGAATTTACTCTCCAGCGTACCGACCGTCCCGAACTTCCGCCGGTCGCTCTGGACGAAGATACCTGGGGCACGTACTTCATGAGCAGCCGCGATCTGTGCGCGCTCGATGTCGTTCCTTCGCTTGTACAAGGCGGCTTGGATTCGTTCAAGATAGAGGGCCGCACACGTTCGGTGTACTACCTCAGTCAGGTAGTGCGTGCCTACCGTATGACGATTGATGCAACAGTGCATGCGCTTGAATCGGGTGCGGAGTGCTCGCCGGAACTTGTTCCGCAGGAGTCGCGCCGTGCTATTGAGTTTGTGGATGGCCGTGGGTTTATGCCGGGCTTCCTCAAAGGTCCCTTGCCGCAGAACTACGAGTCTACGCACGTCGCAGCGCAGGGCGGGTGCGTCGCCGCGCAGATTCTAGGCTACGATTCCGCATCGAATTCTTTCCGCGTGAACGTGAAAAATCCCTTCACGATGGATGACTCTCTCGAACTGATGACGCCTTCGGGAATGGTGCCTTGCGAGGTGTCTGGACTTCTCGATTTTCGTGGCGCGGCTGCAGACAAATTGAACCCCGGCACAGAGGGTAGAGTCATTGTGCAAGGTGATGTGTTTAAAAACACAGAAAATATGGAATTTGGCTTCTTTGTAAAAAACATCACTGCAAAAAATGCTGCAAATACGTAG
- a CDS encoding carbohydrate-binding domain-containing protein: MKTRTQKCLAIISAFAFALTACSDEPSGVQASENSETDKPLQEESSKKMCLSEEYTGHYAEDGETILCFDATGDLIFWIDADGIIGLPNSSSGTSPNENPMAQSSAGNGTDTGSSLAGSSSSSMVSPASSATTSATNKASDGNAPAITYTASGATITKNNGCVEVNGGEVVITCAGEYDFSGTYTGSDAQIRVYSPKSDSGVYLNLRGLALTNNADAPIYVQMASKVFVVAKSGTENTFTDASTRAKTHSYVNANGETKTDTTGACIYAKDDLTIKGEGTLTVKGNYNNGIHSSNDLRFRGETIVNVSAKNHGLKGKELVDIEKGNITINATSGDGIHSDMNVVLTGGNVKVNAGDDGIHADSALHLAGSTVNVEKAGEGMEAFYIFAEGGVTATYGTDDGWNAAGGSADGSTSTGGSQGGWGMGMGGMQSSSKGYIVITGGHHYISASGNDIDVLDANGTAKQSGGVVILEIPSSGSGMGGMGGGRPGSGSSSGCSTNMAGGLIDTDNGFTITGGVLLGFGNQTEEYPNCGKVSYTAGTAYGSDDAAFSPKGSGSMIVYGGSVTSVGEVNTSGMQVLEFPNGLKYYYK; the protein is encoded by the coding sequence ATGAAAACAAGAACTCAAAAGTGCTTGGCGATTATCTCCGCATTCGCATTCGCACTCACCGCCTGTTCCGACGAACCATCGGGCGTGCAGGCAAGCGAAAACAGCGAGACAGATAAGCCGCTCCAAGAAGAATCCTCAAAGAAGATGTGCCTCTCCGAAGAGTACACGGGCCACTACGCCGAAGACGGCGAAACGATCCTGTGTTTCGATGCGACAGGCGATCTCATTTTCTGGATAGATGCAGACGGAATTATCGGCCTACCGAATTCCAGTTCGGGAACATCTCCCAACGAGAATCCCATGGCGCAGTCTTCCGCCGGTAACGGCACCGACACGGGCTCGTCACTTGCCGGCAGCTCCTCGTCGAGCATGGTTTCGCCGGCCAGCAGCGCCACCACAAGCGCAACAAACAAGGCTTCCGACGGCAACGCTCCCGCCATCACGTACACGGCCTCCGGCGCGACCATCACGAAGAACAACGGCTGCGTCGAAGTGAACGGCGGCGAGGTCGTCATCACCTGCGCGGGCGAATACGACTTCAGCGGAACCTACACGGGCAGCGACGCGCAAATCCGCGTGTACTCCCCCAAGAGCGATAGCGGGGTCTACCTGAACCTGCGCGGGCTTGCGCTCACCAACAACGCAGACGCCCCCATCTACGTGCAGATGGCAAGCAAGGTTTTCGTCGTCGCAAAAAGCGGCACCGAAAACACCTTCACCGACGCGAGCACCCGCGCCAAGACGCATAGCTACGTGAACGCGAACGGCGAAACGAAAACCGACACCACGGGCGCCTGCATCTACGCGAAAGACGACCTCACCATCAAAGGCGAAGGCACCCTCACCGTGAAGGGCAACTACAACAACGGCATCCATTCCAGCAACGACCTGCGTTTCCGCGGCGAGACCATCGTGAACGTTTCCGCGAAAAACCACGGCCTCAAGGGCAAGGAACTTGTCGACATCGAGAAGGGCAACATCACCATCAACGCGACCAGCGGCGACGGCATCCACAGCGACATGAACGTAGTCCTGACCGGCGGCAACGTCAAGGTCAATGCGGGCGACGACGGCATCCACGCCGACTCCGCGCTCCACCTGGCCGGCTCCACCGTGAACGTCGAGAAGGCGGGCGAAGGCATGGAAGCGTTCTACATCTTCGCGGAAGGCGGCGTCACCGCGACCTACGGCACCGACGACGGCTGGAACGCAGCGGGCGGTTCTGCCGACGGTTCCACCAGCACGGGCGGCAGCCAAGGCGGCTGGGGCATGGGCATGGGCGGCATGCAGAGCAGTTCCAAGGGCTATATCGTCATCACCGGCGGCCACCACTACATCAGCGCCTCGGGCAACGACATCGACGTACTCGACGCGAACGGCACGGCAAAGCAGAGCGGCGGCGTGGTCATCCTCGAGATTCCCAGCAGCGGCAGCGGCATGGGCGGCATGGGCGGAGGAAGGCCCGGCAGCGGCAGCAGCAGCGGATGCTCCACCAACATGGCCGGTGGCCTCATCGACACCGACAACGGGTTCACCATCACGGGCGGGGTGCTGCTCGGATTCGGGAACCAGACCGAGGAATACCCGAACTGCGGGAAGGTCTCGTACACGGCGGGCACGGCCTACGGAAGCGACGACGCTGCGTTCAGCCCCAAGGGTTCGGGCAGCATGATCGTCTACGGCGGCTCCGTAACCTCCGTCGGGGAAGTGAACACTAGCGGCATGCAGGTGCTGGAATTCCCCAACGGGCTCAAGTATTATTACAAATAA
- a CDS encoding glycosyl hydrolase family 28-related protein produces the protein MVSLRSFVTIVCSTALFAYAQVEFPMGSEVVNVKEEPYNAKGDGKTDDTEAIQKALSDHPDGDFIIYLPHGIYKITSAIQWPSANKPDKDYRRTILQGQSMGGTIIALQDDVPGFENPDFPQAIIYTGDGPNPRQRNSIRDLTLRTGKKNPGAIGIRFNASVQGTINNVKVSSGDSSGVYGIDLGFTDNIGPLLLKNVEIDGFGVGIYAGGKTNSLTLEHVTLGGQKKFGIDNDGQMLSIRALRFKGGATAVYNHGQDASMVLVDGTLEYDPGKKGSKPVTAIVNEGQLFARSVVVSKFKSKIKSTKKAYNESVSNTEIVEFATQQNLQLCHSPKNSMRLSVTETPNNPEQKSMYWTSITGEYGGKANDGSDDSKAIQDAIDDGAETIFFPPGGRWTINRDIYLRNRIHRLIGTEGKIDGKGKFIIEDGAFVDLTIERFSTFASGITNRSKRALILKNMYLKSYESDDFATGDIFMEDVSVGTIRTNQQRLWGRQITMVGDTKGPKISNNGGSIWILGLTAKDGNTVLHNFNKGSAELLGVNVIASDKAKNNPMFINDNSNISIVGLKETLTRGNPYAKVVEESRQGSKVYALKNTELPHNETGGSMMALYTGYAPKQGQNEPPKASVTRENILVQPNKLHLVGNVEDDGRGDGLCRVPVVWKKGAGPGKVTFSDSLEYETDVTFTASGRYNVLFKANDGYTEGTDTGRVYVFDKRYTTLDHSGDNIPSGRGMDAWISQFDNYTPHSTDENLRIAHDKNDAGKIYLKFDLSALPGPLFDAALKLDFDADSIKKPVQLNIFGLKESAKDATFGEDKLGIDWKSDELTWENAPANLDQPGGQFNIRKNSGGGIDTKYADFLGIITINPKAPLGAFLRTPTLTEFFKRKHASGLYTLILTAVEPGETFIKSRNAGRNSAPALYVGYYDNSRSVGGEAMDGGYTLSKVNIDIVNLDCNFDLTVGYPQFVQIEIINESGKRMLTVAARELAGEKKTNFKFKAKAFPTGKYTLKIIGEAFTAEQKFFILN, from the coding sequence ATGGTTTCTTTGCGCTCTTTTGTAACAATAGTCTGCTCGACCGCCCTGTTTGCCTACGCCCAGGTGGAATTCCCCATGGGTTCCGAAGTCGTCAACGTGAAGGAAGAACCCTACAACGCCAAGGGTGACGGAAAAACCGACGATACCGAGGCCATCCAGAAGGCCCTGAGCGACCACCCGGACGGCGACTTCATCATCTACCTCCCGCACGGCATCTACAAGATTACCTCGGCCATCCAGTGGCCTTCCGCGAACAAGCCCGACAAGGATTACCGGCGCACCATCCTCCAGGGCCAAAGCATGGGCGGTACCATCATCGCCCTCCAGGACGACGTCCCCGGATTCGAGAACCCGGATTTCCCGCAGGCGATCATCTACACGGGTGACGGCCCGAACCCGAGACAGAGGAACTCCATCCGCGACCTCACGCTCCGTACCGGCAAGAAGAACCCCGGCGCCATCGGTATCCGCTTCAACGCCTCCGTGCAGGGCACCATCAACAACGTGAAAGTTTCTTCGGGCGACAGCTCGGGCGTCTACGGTATCGACCTGGGCTTCACCGACAACATCGGCCCGCTGCTCCTCAAGAACGTGGAAATCGACGGCTTCGGCGTGGGCATCTACGCCGGCGGAAAGACGAACAGCCTGACCCTGGAGCACGTGACCCTCGGCGGGCAGAAGAAATTCGGCATCGACAACGACGGCCAGATGCTCTCCATCCGCGCGCTGCGCTTCAAGGGCGGCGCCACCGCGGTCTACAACCACGGGCAAGACGCTTCGATGGTCCTCGTGGACGGTACCCTCGAATACGACCCGGGCAAGAAGGGCTCCAAGCCGGTCACCGCAATCGTGAACGAGGGCCAGCTGTTCGCGCGCTCCGTCGTGGTGAGCAAGTTCAAGTCCAAGATCAAGAGCACCAAGAAGGCCTACAACGAATCGGTATCCAACACCGAAATCGTCGAGTTCGCCACGCAGCAGAACCTCCAGCTCTGCCACAGCCCCAAGAATTCCATGAGGCTCTCCGTCACCGAGACCCCGAACAACCCCGAGCAGAAGTCCATGTACTGGACCTCCATCACCGGTGAATACGGCGGCAAGGCCAACGACGGCTCCGACGACTCCAAGGCAATCCAGGACGCCATCGACGACGGCGCCGAAACGATATTCTTCCCGCCGGGAGGCCGCTGGACCATCAACCGCGACATCTACTTGCGCAACCGCATCCACAGGCTCATCGGTACCGAAGGCAAAATCGACGGCAAGGGCAAGTTCATCATCGAGGACGGCGCATTCGTCGACCTCACCATCGAAAGGTTCTCCACGTTCGCAAGCGGCATCACGAACCGCTCCAAGCGCGCGCTCATCCTCAAGAACATGTACCTCAAGTCCTACGAGTCCGACGACTTCGCCACGGGCGACATCTTCATGGAAGACGTTTCCGTCGGTACCATACGGACAAACCAGCAGCGCCTGTGGGGCCGCCAGATTACCATGGTCGGCGACACCAAGGGCCCGAAGATTTCCAACAACGGCGGTTCCATCTGGATTCTCGGCCTCACCGCCAAAGACGGCAACACCGTCCTCCACAACTTCAACAAGGGCTCGGCCGAACTCCTGGGCGTGAACGTCATCGCAAGCGACAAGGCGAAGAACAACCCGATGTTCATCAACGACAACTCGAACATCTCCATCGTCGGCCTCAAGGAGACGCTCACCCGCGGCAACCCCTACGCCAAGGTCGTCGAGGAATCCCGCCAGGGTTCGAAGGTCTACGCCCTCAAGAATACGGAACTCCCCCACAACGAGACGGGCGGATCCATGATGGCGCTCTATACGGGATACGCCCCCAAGCAGGGCCAGAACGAACCGCCCAAGGCCAGCGTCACGAGGGAAAACATCCTGGTCCAGCCCAACAAGCTCCACCTTGTCGGAAACGTGGAAGACGACGGCCGCGGCGACGGCCTCTGCCGCGTCCCCGTAGTCTGGAAGAAGGGCGCGGGCCCCGGTAAGGTCACCTTCTCCGATTCGCTCGAATACGAAACCGACGTGACGTTCACCGCGAGCGGGCGCTACAACGTGCTGTTCAAGGCGAACGACGGCTACACCGAAGGCACCGACACCGGCAGGGTCTACGTGTTCGACAAGCGCTACACCACGCTCGACCACAGCGGTGACAACATCCCGAGCGGCCGCGGCATGGACGCCTGGATCTCGCAGTTCGATAACTACACGCCGCACAGCACCGACGAGAACCTGCGCATCGCCCACGACAAGAACGACGCCGGAAAGATTTACCTCAAGTTCGACCTGTCCGCACTCCCGGGCCCGCTCTTCGACGCCGCCCTCAAGCTCGACTTCGATGCGGACTCCATCAAGAAGCCCGTGCAGCTCAACATCTTCGGCCTGAAGGAATCCGCGAAAGACGCGACCTTCGGCGAAGACAAGCTGGGCATCGACTGGAAGAGCGACGAACTCACGTGGGAAAACGCGCCGGCCAACCTCGACCAGCCCGGCGGCCAGTTCAATATCCGCAAGAACTCCGGCGGCGGCATCGACACCAAGTACGCCGACTTCCTCGGAATTATCACCATCAACCCGAAGGCCCCGCTCGGCGCCTTCCTGCGCACCCCCACGCTCACTGAATTCTTCAAACGCAAGCACGCCTCCGGCCTCTACACGCTCATCCTCACCGCGGTCGAACCCGGCGAGACCTTCATCAAGTCCAGGAACGCGGGCAGGAACTCGGCGCCTGCGCTCTACGTCGGGTACTACGACAACTCCCGTTCCGTGGGCGGCGAGGCGATGGACGGCGGCTACACGCTCTCGAAGGTGAACATCGACATCGTGAACCTAGACTGCAACTTCGACCTCACCGTCGGCTACCCGCAGTTCGTGCAGATCGAAATCATAAACGAGTCGGGCAAGCGCATGCTCACGGTCGCCGCCCGCGAACTCGCCGGCGAAAAGAAGACCAACTTCAAGTTCAAGGCGAAGGCGTTCCCCACTGGCAAGTACACTCTCAAGATCATCGGCGAGGCATTCACCGCCGAACAGAAATTCTTCATCCTCAACTAA
- the rpsD gene encoding 30S ribosomal protein S4 — MSSFRGPKGKVARSLGIAVSQKTQKALDRRNFAPGQHGQNRKKSASVYKQQLVEKQRLRFTYNISEAQLAKAYKEANRREGSAGDNLMILLETRLDALVYRMGFARTIFAARQYVTHGHFTVNGVRSFSPARQIKAGDVIAIREQSKEHVQIKEAAANAPAAPEYLSVDTNKIEGTLVKLPLREQIPVQLEEQLVVEYYSR, encoded by the coding sequence ATGTCCTCCTTCCGTGGACCGAAAGGCAAGGTCGCCCGCTCCCTGGGCATTGCCGTTTCTCAGAAGACTCAGAAGGCGCTCGACCGCCGCAACTTCGCTCCTGGCCAGCATGGTCAGAACCGCAAGAAGTCTGCTTCCGTTTACAAGCAGCAGTTGGTCGAAAAGCAGCGTCTCCGTTTCACCTACAACATCTCCGAAGCGCAGCTCGCCAAGGCTTACAAGGAAGCTAACCGCCGCGAAGGTTCTGCCGGTGACAACCTGATGATTCTTCTTGAAACCCGTCTCGACGCTCTCGTCTACCGCATGGGTTTCGCCCGTACAATCTTCGCTGCCCGTCAGTACGTCACGCACGGCCACTTCACCGTGAACGGCGTCCGTAGCTTCTCTCCGGCCCGCCAGATCAAGGCCGGCGACGTGATCGCTATCCGCGAGCAGTCCAAGGAACACGTCCAGATCAAGGAAGCCGCTGCCAACGCTCCGGCCGCTCCTGAATACCTGTCTGTCGACACGAACAAGATCGAAGGCACGCTCGTGAAGCTCCCGCTCCGCGAACAGATCCCGGTCCAGCTCGAAGAACAGCTCGTCGTGGAATACTACTCCAGGTAA
- a CDS encoding addiction module antidote protein, whose amino-acid sequence MKSMKKRDAEVTDLDVADLLKTEEDVILLLEEALAANDPVLWQRCLEHAARSAGMAKIAKKAGLNRESLYKALKEDAHPRFDTVMRVLKAMGLKLVIAPCVAEKKTRYSAKRGGVKR is encoded by the coding sequence ATGAAGTCAATGAAAAAAAGAGATGCTGAAGTTACTGATTTGGACGTTGCGGACCTTCTTAAAACGGAAGAGGATGTGATTCTCCTTTTAGAAGAGGCTCTTGCGGCGAATGATCCCGTGTTGTGGCAGCGATGCCTTGAGCATGCGGCGCGGTCTGCGGGCATGGCAAAGATTGCCAAAAAGGCGGGCCTGAATCGTGAAAGTCTTTATAAGGCTCTGAAAGAAGATGCCCATCCAAGGTTTGACACTGTTATGCGTGTGCTCAAGGCGATGGGGCTTAAGCTGGTCATAGCGCCCTGCGTCGCGGAAAAAAAGACGAGGTATTCAGCGAAGCGAGGTGGAGTGAAACGGTGA
- a CDS encoding DUF4417 domain-containing protein, with the protein MVENLIDLQEIAEEYIRYLKHMGVKNCSKGFPLLSKEMFLDDYPELVVPYDFRKNGLVTDPIKTLLCFYCGDKRIYPRLKKVLKEIPEYRRFLGVVTIDITVTSDMDEEWQDVIMLLHQLFMAVLAVNGVKVVANLRTGDARSAENLNSIPKGVMWATGFLGCADENPLDFRFISSILRVMPSKLVVYGPEDDVALEKMNMMGFGYRVYDDYHKLSKKYKRSA; encoded by the coding sequence ATGGTTGAAAATCTGATTGATTTGCAGGAAATAGCCGAAGAATATATTCGGTATTTAAAACACATGGGGGTAAAAAACTGTAGCAAGGGTTTCCCTTTGCTGTCAAAAGAAATGTTTTTGGATGACTATCCAGAACTTGTCGTGCCATACGATTTTCGAAAAAATGGCCTTGTAACGGATCCTATAAAGACTTTGCTCTGTTTTTATTGTGGGGATAAACGTATTTATCCACGACTTAAGAAAGTTCTTAAAGAAATTCCCGAATACAGACGTTTTTTGGGAGTCGTTACCATTGATATAACGGTTACAAGCGACATGGATGAAGAGTGGCAAGATGTGATAATGCTTTTACATCAATTGTTCATGGCTGTTTTGGCGGTAAATGGGGTGAAGGTTGTGGCGAATCTCCGAACCGGAGATGCCCGTTCGGCCGAAAATTTGAATAGTATCCCCAAGGGGGTTATGTGGGCAACGGGATTTCTCGGATGTGCGGATGAAAATCCGCTTGATTTTCGTTTTATCTCAAGCATCTTGCGAGTGATGCCGTCTAAATTAGTTGTTTACGGTCCTGAAGACGATGTTGCTTTGGAAAAAATGAATATGATGGGGTTTGGCTATCGTGTGTACGATGATTATCATAAGCTGAGTAAGAAGTATAAGCGGAGCGCATAG
- a CDS encoding XRE family transcriptional regulator has translation MATLTDFPIRLKNARLMKGWSMDELCSHMDPPVTKMTISRFEKGELKPTLDHLMSLARAVGLSPDYFSRPIKVQMGDICFRKKSNVPMKTKSMIEKSTADIIERYIEAEEICGAVPTENLPRYRVSTLEEARGAAQKIREMWNLGENCIGDTIELLEKHGVKVVEIEVVNGFDGLSTWIDKNIPIIVLADKDCPERKRLTALHEFGHLILDIDTTLSPKMIECVCNSFASELLLPETIIRKVVGEKKEISSYDIIPLQKEFGISIDAIMHKLKECGIISEQRYMGFRVQKNKRPGYKEFIEKSYWHEEHTNRFLRLVGIALEKGLVSISKAAALLGMNIGEVKRVFAV, from the coding sequence ATGGCTACATTAACTGATTTCCCGATAAGGCTTAAAAATGCCAGACTTATGAAGGGATGGTCTATGGACGAACTCTGTTCGCACATGGACCCGCCTGTTACCAAGATGACGATTTCTAGGTTCGAAAAGGGCGAGCTCAAGCCGACACTAGATCATCTTATGTCGTTGGCAAGGGCGGTTGGATTATCCCCAGATTATTTTTCTCGTCCGATAAAGGTTCAGATGGGCGATATTTGTTTTCGTAAAAAAAGCAATGTTCCTATGAAAACAAAGAGTATGATTGAAAAGTCTACCGCCGACATCATAGAACGTTATATTGAGGCGGAGGAGATTTGTGGCGCTGTGCCGACGGAAAACTTGCCTAGATACAGGGTGAGTACATTGGAAGAGGCCAGGGGTGCGGCTCAAAAAATTAGAGAAATGTGGAACCTTGGTGAAAACTGCATTGGTGACACGATTGAATTGCTCGAAAAACATGGTGTAAAAGTTGTAGAAATTGAAGTGGTAAATGGTTTTGATGGATTGAGTACATGGATTGATAAAAATATTCCAATCATTGTACTTGCTGACAAGGATTGTCCCGAAAGGAAAAGATTGACTGCACTGCACGAATTTGGACATTTGATACTGGATATTGATACGACTCTATCTCCCAAAATGATTGAATGTGTTTGCAACAGTTTTGCTAGCGAATTGCTACTTCCTGAAACAATAATTCGTAAAGTTGTAGGCGAAAAGAAGGAGATTTCATCTTACGATATTATTCCATTGCAAAAGGAATTCGGGATATCGATTGATGCCATTATGCATAAATTGAAAGAATGTGGGATTATATCGGAACAACGTTATATGGGGTTTCGTGTTCAAAAGAATAAAAGGCCGGGTTATAAAGAGTTTATTGAAAAATCTTATTGGCACGAAGAACATACCAACAGATTCTTGCGTTTAGTCGGTATTGCGTTGGAAAAAGGGCTTGTTTCTATTTCTAAAGCTGCGGCGTTGCTTGGAATGAATATTGGTGAAGTTAAGAGGGTTTTCGCAGTATAA